ACAACTTTAATTTTTTTATTTACTCTATCATCTCTATTTATTTTATCAGCCAATACATTTATTAATGTAATCATATCCTTTGCCATATAATATCCAGGTGCCGACTTACCTGCAAATATAAATGTCCTTGGTATTATATCTAAACTTGGATTTTCCACAAGTTCATCATATAAATCCATTATTCTAAGACAATTCAAGGTCTGTCTTTTATAGGCGTGAATTCTTTTTATTTGGACATCAAACATAGAGTTTATATCTACTTCTATTCCATTAGTTCTATATATAAGATCTGCTAATTTCCTTTTATTTTCAAACTTTATTTTTTCAAGCTGAGCTTGTACATTCTTATCTTCTGCAAACTTTTCAAAATTTATCATGTCTGTAGGGTGAGCTATAAAGCTATCTCCTATTGTGCTTTTTAAAAGAAGTGCTAATTTAGGATTTGAACTTATAAGCCACCTTCTATGACTTATACCATTGGTTTTATTGTTGAATCTATTTGGATAATAATAATAGAAATCTGCCATATTCTGCTTCTTGAGTATTTCAGTATGGAGCTTTGCCACACCATTTACACTGTGACTTCCCACTATAGCAAGATGGGCCATATTTATATAGCCATCATTTATTATGGACATTCTTTTTATTTTATCCCACTGATTGTAGTATTTATTTTGTAGTTCTTCACAAAATCTTTTATCTATTTCCTCTACTATCATAAATATCCGGGGCAGTAAAGTTTTAAACATATCTACAGGCCACCTCTCAAGTGCCTCTGCCATTATAGTATGATTGGTATATGATATAATATTATTAGTCATTCTCCATGCGTTATCCCAGCCAATGTCTTCCTCATCTATAAATATTCTCATAAGTTCTGGTATAGCCAGAGTTGGGTGGGTATCATTTATGTGTATTGCTATTTTTTCATCTAATTCATTTATATTGACTTGTGAACTTTTAAAATGATATATAATACTTTGAATACCCGCAGATACAAAAAAGTACTGCTGTTTCAATCTTAAAAGTTTGCCTTCATAAAAACTATCATCAGGATATAATATTTTGGATATAGCCTCCACAGAATCCTTATATTCCATGGCCTTTCTAAAATCTCCCCTATTAAATAATGAAAAATCAAACTCATTGGACAAAGGCTCTGCACTCCACAATCTCAATGTATTTACTACATTGTTTTTATATCCTACTATTGGTATATCGTAAGGTACTGCCAAGACCTCCTCATAGTTTATATGATTAAACCTTAAATATCCATATATATAATCTACTTTTACTTCTCCTCCAAATTTGACTACTCTTGCCTTGTCGGATTTTTTTATCTCCCATACATTACCATTCTTAAGCCAATTATCCGGTACCTCCACCTGAGAATCATTTATAATCTTCTGGTTGAAAAAACCATATTTATATCTTATTCCACACCCATGTCCTGGTATACTTAAGGATGCCATAGAATCTAAAAAACAAGCAGCCAGTCTTCCAAGTCCTCCATTTCCAAGTCCCTGATCCTCTTCAAGCTCTTCCAATTTATTTAAATTTATTCCCATTCCATCTAAGGCCTCTTTACATATGTTCCTTATTCCTAAATTTAATAGAGTATTTCCAAGGAGTCTTCCAAGTAAAAACTCCATAGAAAAATAATACACTTGCTTTTTGCCATTTTGGTTATATTTTTTATTGGTATCTATCCACATTTTAGCTACATAATCTCTTACAAGACTTCCCAGAGCCTCATATTTGTTATAATCAGTTCCCTCCTCAATATCCTTGCCATGGATAGCTATAAACTTTTCTCTATAGTCCTTTTTAAAAGTTTCCTTATTTATATGCAGCATAGAATTCCCCCTAGCTAAACTAATTTACAGATATTTATAACAAACTTTCATACAATGATTTATAAGGCTTTGCAGAATTATCCCAGCTATTATTACTCTCCATAGCATGAGTTACTATATTATTCCATATATCCTTTTCCTCGAAATAATCTACTGCATCATTTATAATACGTAAAAGATCATCCCCATCAAAATTTGCAAAACTAAATCCATTACCTTCCCCTGTATATTTGTTATAAGGAATGATTGTATCTTTAAGACCTCCTGTTTCCCTAACTATAGGAATAGTCCCATATCTAAGGGCTATTAATTGGCCTAACCCACAAGGTTCAAATAGAGAGGGCATTAAAAACATATCTGATGCAGCATAAATTTTATGTGCCAATACATCATCAAAATATATATTTGTGGATACATTTCTTGGATACTTTGAACTAAGATACCTAAAATATTCCTCATATTCATTATATCCTGTTCCAAGCACTATAAGCTGAACATGTTTTGACACAAGCCTTTCTCCTATAGTTTTTATAATGTCCATTCCTTTTTGAGGTGTAAATCTTGATATTATAGCCAAAACAGGTACATTTTCATTTATATCCAGATTAAGATCATTTTGAATTTTTAATTTATTTATCATTTTATTTCTTAAATTATTTTTATTATAGTTTCTAAATATCATATTATCTTTTTCAGGGTTATAAATATCATAATCTATTCCATTTACTATTCCCCAAAGATCACTGCTTCTACTTCTCAGAAGACCATCAAGATTTTCTCCATATTCTGGACTCTGTATTTCAAAAGCGTAGGAACGACTTACTGTAGATATCTTATCACTATAATTTATACCGCTCTTCATAAAACTTACAGCTCCGTTTAATTCTACACTTCCATTTTCATACAGACTCCCGTCAAGATTAAATAATTCCCCTAAAATATTTTTATCAAAGTTTCCTTGAAAGAGAAGATTATGTATACTGAATACAAATTTAACTCCTCTATAGAAACTGCTCTGTTTATATTGAATTTTATATAGTACAGGAATCATTCCCGTATGCCAATCATTACAATGTATTATGTCTGGCTTATAGTTAATTTGCCATAACATGTCAAGCACAGCTCTATCGAAAAAGGCAAATCTTTCACCATCGTCATAATAACCATATAATTCATCCCTGAAAAAATAATATTCATTGTCTATCAGGTAATAAATCACCCCCATATATTCACATTGAAATATTCCACAGTATTTATTCCTCCAACCTACGGGTACATAAAAATACTTAATAAAATTGAATTCACTTGCTAAATGGGATTTTATTGCACTGTATTTTGGTATAACTACTCTTACATCAACCCCTATTTTTTTTAAATATCGGGGGAGTGTGCCTATTACATCTGCAAGTCCTCCTGTTTTAACAAAGGGATGTGATTCAGAAGCAGCAAATAGCACTTTCATATAAATTCCTCCTTAATTTAATTTTTATCAAGTTTTTATTTTTTCAATGGTTATTATTTTTGTTTTTTTAATGACATTTTATCTTTACTTTCATCTTTGGAACTTATAATCAACTTTTGTTCTATAGTATTAGGATATATTTTTTTGGGTTTTAATATAATAGCAGCCATAGGAGGTATTTTAACAGTTAGACAAAATTTTTGATTATGATATTCTTTATTTTTAGAATACACTATGTCATTAGCTATTTCTCCAGACCCTCCAAATTCTTTTTCATCTGTATTAAATACTTCCTGGTATTCTCCGAAATATGGAACTCCTATATTGTAATTAGAATAAACTTCTAATTTAAAATTGCAGATTATTATTAAAATATTATTCTCCTGGCTGGACTTTCTCATAAACACTAATATACTTTGATTTGAATTATCTGCATCTATCCATTCAAATCCCTTCTCAATATGGTCAAGTTCCCATAATGGCTTTTCACTTATATAAAATTTATTTATTTTTTCAAAGAAACCTAGAGTTTTCTTATGCATAGGAAACTTGTCTATAAGCTCCCAATCCAATTGACCTGAACTCCTCCATTCTGAAAACTGTGCAAACTCCGTTCCCATAAATATATGTTTTTTACCAGGATGAGTATACATATAGGTAATAAACACTCTAAGCCCTGCAAATTTATCAAAATAATCTCCCCACATTTTATCTACAAGAGAACATTTACCATGGACCACTTCGTCATGAGATATAGGAAGAATAAAATTTTCAGAATAATTATACATAATTGAAAAAGTAAGTAATCTATGATTATATGTTCTCTCTTTAGGACTCATTTTAATATATTTTAATACATCATTCATCCAACCCATGTTCCATTTAAAATTAAATCCTAATCCTCCACAATATGAAGGTGCTGTGACCATTGGCCATGCAGTAGATTCTTCTGCAATCATAATTAAATTTGGAAATTCCTTAAAAAGTGCAGTATTTAATTCCCTATAAAATTTAACGGCACTTAAATTTTCATTTCCGCCATATTCATTGGCTGTCCATTGACCTGGACCCTTATCATAATCTAGATAAAGTGTATTTGCAACGGCATCCACCCTAAGTCCATCTATGTGAAATTCTCTTAACCAAAATAAGGCATTTGATATTAAAAAACTCTTAATTTCTGGTTTCCCCAAATCAAAATTTCCCGCTCCCCAAGATTTATTTTCAGATTGCTTTTCATCTTCATATTCATAAGTTGGTGTACCGTCAAACTTATATAATCCATGTTCATCTTTACAAAAGTGGCCTGGTACCCAATCCAATATCACTCCAATATCCTCTATATGGCACATATTTATAAAGTATTTAAAGTCCTCGATGCTGCCATACCTGCTAGTTACAGAATAATATCCCGTAATTTGATATCCCCAAGAGTCATCTAATGGATGTTCCATTATAGGAAGTATTTCCACATAATTATAATTCATAGTCTTTAAATATTTTACAAGTTGTTTTGCTATATCTCTATAATTCAAAAAGTTGCCGTTTTCATCCTTTTTCCACGAACCAAGATGTACTTCATATATATTTATAGGACTTTTATATACATTTTGTGTTTTCCTTTTGGATATCCATTTACTATCTTCCCACTTGAAAGTTTTCTTTCCAATTATTTTAGATGCATTTCTCGGTCGTTTTTCAGAATATCTAGCATAAGGATCTGATTTCAAAACAGATTTGCCATTTTTATCTATAATTTCATATTTGTATATAGATTCCTTTTTTACCCCTATAATGAAGCCGCTCCACAAATCTTTTCCCCATATTCTTTCCAAGTTATCCCCATCTCTAGGATTCCAATTATTAAAATCTCCTAGTACTCTTACTGCAACAGCCTTAGGTGCCCATACAGTGAACCTAGTTCCAAATTTACCTCTTTCCTTAGTAAAATGTGATCCCATAAATTTATAACTATTATAACTTTCTCCTTTGTAGAAAAGATTTATATCCTTATTAGGCACTCTTAATATCACCTCCCACATATAATCAGTATCTGTACAAAAGTAAAATTTATGTTCTTAATCTCATAACAATATATGATTTTCAAGGTTCGCTTAACAACCTTCCATTTAATTACAAATAACTGGCTAATTATGTTCTTTTTCAAAATTTTTCAGCTTTCTAATATATTATAATTATTTCTACACTCCGCCTGTATTTACCTCCTAAATAAATAATTATCTGAAATTTAATAATTCCATATAAAAAATGCCTTCTTTAGATAAACAGTTCTGTCATTTTAACTGTCTGCTCCAAAGAAAGCATGGATAATTAGTGGAAATTAACTCTTCCTTAATATTGTAAAGAACTTTTTAATTCAAACATCTATTTTTCATATATAATCTATATATTACTTCTTCAAATAATGAAAATACTCCTGTAGTAATCAAGTAAATTCCTATAGTTATTGGTGCTTTAAATGTTATTAACATGCTTATAATACTTGTAACAACAAGATTTATTTTCTGTACCTGTACTTCTTTAACTATTTTTAAAAATGGTATATATGATATAAAATTTGGACTTAAAGAAACTAAAGTATAAATAATTGGAATAATAAAATAATTATCTGGCATCTTCATATTTACTATCCAAGGAACAATAACAGTTCCAATCTGTGCCGGCATTTTATTGAAAACAATAAACAATGAAGATATTACAGGTAACTGCAGTAAAGTAACAAGACATCCAAACATGTTTTTAGTATTTTGCTTATAATATTTTTCCATTTCCCTTTGAAGCTTATCTTTATTATGTTTATATTTTATTCTAAGCTCCTCCATCTTTTTAGATAAAACCTGCTGATGATGAATACTTTTTCTCTGTTTCAGAGACATCGGCAGCAAAATAGTTCTCACTATCAGAGTAAGCAAAATTATACTTATACCGTAATCTCCTGTTATACTAAATAAATAACCTAATACAGTATTTAGTACATTTAAAATAATGTTCATATAAATCCTCTCCTTATTCAATATTTAGATTTACTTTAAACATCATCTTATTTTAAAATATACAAAATACCACCATATTCTATATTTTTCATAGACCAAATAGTCTTTAGGATACAATTTTTTCATATACTGCAGTACTTGTATCAAAATACATTTTCCATATTCATCATAAAAATAACTTATAGTCTGTCTATAGATGGTGCTAACATAAAGCAGTATACTTAAAGCACACAAGAAAACTATAATAATTTGCATTATTAATAGAGTATCTATTTTCATTTAACTACCTCTTAACACAGATCCCTTCATTATTTGCATATCGTATGGAATACCATCATTTTAACACAAGTACATTTTCATTTACAGATTATTTTATCAAAATTTTTCAACTTGACATGTATAGTCTATAATGATAGACTAAAAATACAATCAGTCTATTATTATAGACCCACAAGGAGAGATAATATGAAACAACTAAAACTCTGTGAAAGTGAATATCATCTTGCAAGTATTGTCTGGGAAAATGAACCTCTTGGCTCTGGAGAACTTGTAAAGCTTTGTCAAAAAGTTCTAGGATGGAAAAAATCCACCACATATACCGTTTTAAAAAAATTATGCCAGAGGGAAATATTAAAAAATGAGAATACAACAGTAACTTCCCTCATAAAACGAGAACAAGTACAGAAATTTAAAAGTGAGGAATTTATAAACAGCACCTTCAATGGCTCCCTACCTAAATTTATAACAGCATTTATGAATAATAAAAAATTAAGCACAAAAGAAGCGGAAGAACTTAAAAATCTTATTGATAGCTATAAGGAGAAATAAAAATGAACCTTTTCTTACAAAATTTATTTATTGATATATTAAATATGAGCCTTACGGCAAGCTATGTGATTTTATTTGTTCTAGCTTGCAGACTGCTTTTAAAAAAAGCTCCTAAAATTTTTTCCTACAGCTTATGGTCTGTTGTACTATTTAGACTTATCTGTCCATTTTCTTTTTCCTCTGCTTTCAGCTTTTTAAAAATACCTAGCTCATACTCAAACAAAATTGAATACATACCCTCCAGTGTAAAACTAATATCACAACCTGAAGTCAACACTGGAATAAATGATGTTAACTCATCTATAAATACTTCACTGCTGGGTTTAACAACTCACGCTGGTAATAACTCAATATATGGCATTTTATCTACAATTTGGGTTTTGGGATTCATTTCACTGATAGTTTACAGCATCCTATCCTATTTAATCTTAAAACATAAAGTTTGTACTTCTGTAATTGTAAAAGATAATATTTTTCAGTGTGAAAATATCTCTTCTCCCTTTGTACTAGGATTTGTAAGACCTAAAATTTATCTTCCCATAGGCCTTGAAAAAACAGAACAGAATTACATTTTAAAGCATGAGCAAGTCCATGTAAAACGATTTGATTATCTTATAAAACCCATTGCATTTTTGGCTTTATGCCTCCACTGGTTCAATCCTCTTGTATGGATTAGTTTCATGCTTATGAACAAGGATATGGAAATGTCCTGTGATGAAAGAGTATTGAAAGAATTTGGAACACACATAAAAAAGGACTACAGTACCTCTTTATTATTACTTTCAGTAAACAAAAATACCATAAAGGGGAACCCTCTAGCCTTTGGGGAAAATAATACAAAGACAAGAATTAAAAATATACTTAATTATAAAAAACCTGTTTTTTGGGTAATGGCATCCTCTATAATAGCTGTTATATTTATTAGCATTGGACTTATTACTAACCCCTTAGGTTCCTTAAAACCAGAAGAAAACGACTTTACAGAAAAAATATACAAATATAGAACTCCCTATGTAGGGGATAACAGCAAGGTACTTAATATAATAAATTCTCTTCCTGTACCAGAAACCCTACATCATAGAAAGATACAACTTTTTACTGATAAAAAACCCTATGGAATTCAAATAACTTATGAAACCACCAATGATGTTAAAGAATCCTTCTTAAGAAAAGAAAATCAACTGATTTTTGATGAAAATGCCGCCATAATATTTTCTCTGGTAGGTAATGCCGACTACATTGATTTTGTGCTAAAAACAGAAGGTCAATTTGATAGAACAATTAAAATAGACAGGACCTGGTTAAACAATTCTCTGGACAAAAATTTATGGCAAAGTTCCATTAGTTTTCAAGGATTTAATACAATATATAAAGAAATTATGACTAAATTTGTAACCACTTACTCCCTTCCTATATTATTTGAAGAAGGTAAAAAAACTAATATTCAAAGTGTAAATGATGTACCTTTAGCAGCTAATTACGATAAGATAAAAAATAATAATAAAACCTATTATATATATGAAAAGAATAGAAAATATTATATAGAAAGCCCCTATGAGTTTATCCATGAAATCACAAAAGAAACCTATGAAAAGCTTCACACACTGATTGTATCCGAAAATTACTATGAAAATATAAAAGATCAACTATCATTGGATTCAAAAAAATATTTTTTACAAAATACCATTGACAATTCCTGTATTTTAGACGGGGATGGCTTAATAAACAAAGGTTGTGAATTGGCAAACAAATTTATATCTGACACTGAGAAAGGGAAAAAATCCTCCATCAAGATTATTCACCAAATGCCAGATAGTTATTCGAAAGGGATTCTTGATATAACAGAGGTAATGTATGACGGGAAAAACTATTATGGGGTTAAATATATTCCAACAGCTTATTATTCAGGAACTCCTGGTTTTTATTATAAATTTAGATTTAAATATATTAAAACCTTTGATATATCAACATACAGATTTGTGTATTTATTAGAAGATAACAAAGTAAACTCTAATGATATAGATAAAAGCATGCTGTCTAAAGACCATAAAGACTGGGTAGACTATCATTTTCTCTATTCTATTGAAAAATAAACCACAATTATTTTGCCCCATATCTTACATCTTATAAATATCAACCTCAATTAAGATTTTAAAAGGCTTCCTTCACTTTTAAATCTTTAATTTTACTATTAAAATGAATATAAAATATGCCTCCTATTACGCAGGTAATTATTTCTGTAACAGTCATGGACCATATAACTCCATGCAGGCCAAATAAATTATGGAGTACTATTATAACCGGAATATAAAGAATACCCTGTGTAACGGACATAATAGTGGTTGGTATCCCCTGGCCTGAGGCCTGGAAAATGCCTGTAAACAGTCCAGTAAATCCATTAAATAGGGCAGATATGAACATAGCTGTCATAATATATGTTCCAATACTAATCACTGAAGAATCATTGGAAAACAACTGGATAATTGGCATTGTAAAAATATACACCACCCCGATAAAAATTATGGACAATACAGCGATACATAAAGCTGATTGTCTTATTCCATTTTTTAATCTTTCAAAGTTCCTATTGGAAAAATTATATGCAATGAGGGGTATAATTCCTAGGTATAACCCCATTGAAAGAAATTCTGGAACCTGTACAATCCTTAGAGCTATACCAAAACCAGCTACTACATTATCTCCATATGCAATTGAAAAATTATTTAAAAGAAGAGTTGTGATAATAAGAAATACAGTCATTAATAATTCAGAAACCCCAATTTTATATATTTCCATTTTATCTTGAAAAGAGATTTTGAAACAATGGATAAATCCTTTTAAATGTTCACTTTTTATCTCCAAGTAATAAATATAATAAATAGATGACCCTAAATTGGCCAAAATCATTGCAAGTGCCGCACCTACAACATTCATATTCAGTAATAGTATAAACAAAGGATCAAAAATAAAATTTAGTATTGTACTTATAATCATGCCATACATGGATTCCTTCGAAGCCCCTTCAGCTCGTACTATTTGCTGCAAAGCAAAATTTAATACAGTAGCAAATCCACCAAAGAACATAGTTAAAGAGTAACTTTTTGTGTAAGCAATAGTAGACGTATCTGCTCCTAAAATTTTAACAAGAGGATTAATTATAAATAAAGCAATAATGGCAATGCAAGTTGATGCTATTATACTGCTGTAGAAAATATATCCAGCTATATGTTTTGCTTTTTCTATTTCCTTTTTTGCAACAAGTCTGGTAACAAATGTCCCCCCTCCTACTCCAAACATATTTCCAAAAGCCATTAATATAGTAAAAATCGGCAGTCCCAAAGTAACAGCTGTAAGCATTTCCGTATTGTGCATTAATCCGATAAAAAAAGCATTGATTATATTATATATTGTACCCACAGACATTCCAATCATCATAGGAATTGACAGATGTGCAATTGAC
This window of the Clostridium kluyveri DSM 555 genome carries:
- a CDS encoding glycogen/starch/alpha-glucan phosphorylase is translated as MLHINKETFKKDYREKFIAIHGKDIEEGTDYNKYEALGSLVRDYVAKMWIDTNKKYNQNGKKQVYYFSMEFLLGRLLGNTLLNLGIRNICKEALDGMGINLNKLEELEEDQGLGNGGLGRLAACFLDSMASLSIPGHGCGIRYKYGFFNQKIINDSQVEVPDNWLKNGNVWEIKKSDKARVVKFGGEVKVDYIYGYLRFNHINYEEVLAVPYDIPIVGYKNNVVNTLRLWSAEPLSNEFDFSLFNRGDFRKAMEYKDSVEAISKILYPDDSFYEGKLLRLKQQYFFVSAGIQSIIYHFKSSQVNINELDEKIAIHINDTHPTLAIPELMRIFIDEEDIGWDNAWRMTNNIISYTNHTIMAEALERWPVDMFKTLLPRIFMIVEEIDKRFCEELQNKYYNQWDKIKRMSIINDGYINMAHLAIVGSHSVNGVAKLHTEILKKQNMADFYYYYPNRFNNKTNGISHRRWLISSNPKLALLLKSTIGDSFIAHPTDMINFEKFAEDKNVQAQLEKIKFENKRKLADLIYRTNGIEVDINSMFDVQIKRIHAYKRQTLNCLRIMDLYDELVENPSLDIIPRTFIFAGKSAPGYYMAKDMITLINVLADKINRDDRVNKKIKVVFMENYRVSLAEAIIPAADLSEQISTTTKEASGTSNMKFMMNGAVTIATLDGANVEIRDEVGNDNIVIFGITENEVLNYYKNGGYNSQQIISGDTRLKRVIDSLIDGTYSKDKNRFKSIYDNLVTYNDEFFVIKDFYSYLEAQKKVDELYKDKSKWQKMCAINIAHSGIFSSDRTIKEYATGIWGSKCLYKNLE
- the glgA gene encoding glycogen synthase GlgA, with protein sequence MKVLFAASESHPFVKTGGLADVIGTLPRYLKKIGVDVRVVIPKYSAIKSHLASEFNFIKYFYVPVGWRNKYCGIFQCEYMGVIYYLIDNEYYFFRDELYGYYDDGERFAFFDRAVLDMLWQINYKPDIIHCNDWHTGMIPVLYKIQYKQSSFYRGVKFVFSIHNLLFQGNFDKNILGELFNLDGSLYENGSVELNGAVSFMKSGINYSDKISTVSRSYAFEIQSPEYGENLDGLLRSRSSDLWGIVNGIDYDIYNPEKDNMIFRNYNKNNLRNKMINKLKIQNDLNLDINENVPVLAIISRFTPQKGMDIIKTIGERLVSKHVQLIVLGTGYNEYEEYFRYLSSKYPRNVSTNIYFDDVLAHKIYAASDMFLMPSLFEPCGLGQLIALRYGTIPIVRETGGLKDTIIPYNKYTGEGNGFSFANFDGDDLLRIINDAVDYFEEKDIWNNIVTHAMESNNSWDNSAKPYKSLYESLL
- the glgB gene encoding 1,4-alpha-glucan branching protein GlgB, whose product is MWEVILRVPNKDINLFYKGESYNSYKFMGSHFTKERGKFGTRFTVWAPKAVAVRVLGDFNNWNPRDGDNLERIWGKDLWSGFIIGVKKESIYKYEIIDKNGKSVLKSDPYARYSEKRPRNASKIIGKKTFKWEDSKWISKRKTQNVYKSPINIYEVHLGSWKKDENGNFLNYRDIAKQLVKYLKTMNYNYVEILPIMEHPLDDSWGYQITGYYSVTSRYGSIEDFKYFINMCHIEDIGVILDWVPGHFCKDEHGLYKFDGTPTYEYEDEKQSENKSWGAGNFDLGKPEIKSFLISNALFWLREFHIDGLRVDAVANTLYLDYDKGPGQWTANEYGGNENLSAVKFYRELNTALFKEFPNLIMIAEESTAWPMVTAPSYCGGLGFNFKWNMGWMNDVLKYIKMSPKERTYNHRLLTFSIMYNYSENFILPISHDEVVHGKCSLVDKMWGDYFDKFAGLRVFITYMYTHPGKKHIFMGTEFAQFSEWRSSGQLDWELIDKFPMHKKTLGFFEKINKFYISEKPLWELDHIEKGFEWIDADNSNQSILVFMRKSSQENNILIIICNFKLEVYSNYNIGVPYFGEYQEVFNTDEKEFGGSGEIANDIVYSKNKEYHNQKFCLTVKIPPMAAIILKPKKIYPNTIEQKLIISSKDESKDKMSLKKQK
- a CDS encoding YidC/Oxa1 family membrane protein insertase, whose protein sequence is MNIILNVLNTVLGYLFSITGDYGISIILLTLIVRTILLPMSLKQRKSIHHQQVLSKKMEELRIKYKHNKDKLQREMEKYYKQNTKNMFGCLVTLLQLPVISSLFIVFNKMPAQIGTVIVPWIVNMKMPDNYFIIPIIYTLVSLSPNFISYIPFLKIVKEVQVQKINLVVTSIISMLITFKAPITIGIYLITTGVFSLFEEVIYRLYMKNRCLN
- a CDS encoding BlaI/MecI/CopY family transcriptional regulator, producing the protein MKQLKLCESEYHLASIVWENEPLGSGELVKLCQKVLGWKKSTTYTVLKKLCQREILKNENTTVTSLIKREQVQKFKSEEFINSTFNGSLPKFITAFMNNKKLSTKEAEELKNLIDSYKEK
- a CDS encoding DUF5301 domain-containing protein, with amino-acid sequence MNLFLQNLFIDILNMSLTASYVILFVLACRLLLKKAPKIFSYSLWSVVLFRLICPFSFSSAFSFLKIPSSYSNKIEYIPSSVKLISQPEVNTGINDVNSSINTSLLGLTTHAGNNSIYGILSTIWVLGFISLIVYSILSYLILKHKVCTSVIVKDNIFQCENISSPFVLGFVRPKIYLPIGLEKTEQNYILKHEQVHVKRFDYLIKPIAFLALCLHWFNPLVWISFMLMNKDMEMSCDERVLKEFGTHIKKDYSTSLLLLSVNKNTIKGNPLAFGENNTKTRIKNILNYKKPVFWVMASSIIAVIFISIGLITNPLGSLKPEENDFTEKIYKYRTPYVGDNSKVLNIINSLPVPETLHHRKIQLFTDKKPYGIQITYETTNDVKESFLRKENQLIFDENAAIIFSLVGNADYIDFVLKTEGQFDRTIKIDRTWLNNSLDKNLWQSSISFQGFNTIYKEIMTKFVTTYSLPILFEEGKKTNIQSVNDVPLAANYDKIKNNNKTYYIYEKNRKYYIESPYEFIHEITKETYEKLHTLIVSENYYENIKDQLSLDSKKYFLQNTIDNSCILDGDGLINKGCELANKFISDTEKGKKSSIKIIHQMPDSYSKGILDITEVMYDGKNYYGVKYIPTAYYSGTPGFYYKFRFKYIKTFDISTYRFVYLLEDNKVNSNDIDKSMLSKDHKDWVDYHFLYSIEK
- a CDS encoding MATE family efflux transporter; amino-acid sequence: MENNLTNQYYLESAPILKSIAHLSIPMMIGMSVGTIYNIINAFFIGLMHNTEMLTAVTLGLPIFTILMAFGNMFGVGGGTFVTRLVAKKEIEKAKHIAGYIFYSSIIASTCIAIIALFIINPLVKILGADTSTIAYTKSYSLTMFFGGFATVLNFALQQIVRAEGASKESMYGMIISTILNFIFDPLFILLLNMNVVGAALAMILANLGSSIYYIYYLEIKSEHLKGFIHCFKISFQDKMEIYKIGVSELLMTVFLIITTLLLNNFSIAYGDNVVAGFGIALRIVQVPEFLSMGLYLGIIPLIAYNFSNRNFERLKNGIRQSALCIAVLSIIFIGVVYIFTMPIIQLFSNDSSVISIGTYIMTAMFISALFNGFTGLFTGIFQASGQGIPTTIMSVTQGILYIPVIIVLHNLFGLHGVIWSMTVTEIITCVIGGIFYIHFNSKIKDLKVKEAF